One window of the Trifolium pratense cultivar HEN17-A07 linkage group LG2, ARS_RC_1.1, whole genome shotgun sequence genome contains the following:
- the LOC123907119 gene encoding UDP-glycosyltransferase 1-like: MKDTLVLYPALGKGHLNSMIELGKFILTHNPSLSISILILSPPNTTVQPEQEIQKLITTFGCESLPSITFHHIPPISFPVTLPPHILPLEVCSRSNHHANHILQSISKSSNLKGVILDFMNYSTNQITSTLDIPTYFFYTSGAASLAVFLQLPSTDKMTTKSLKEFHMHPRIPGLPPIPIADMPDESKHRESKTYKVFLDMATIMKKSDGIIVNTFEAIEGRALKALKAGLCLPEGETPPIFCIGPMISPPLKGEDERGSLCLKWLDLQPSKSVLFLCFGSMGRFSKVQLKEIAIGLEKSEQRFLWIVRSDIDSEKLSLDELLPEGFLERTKEKGMVVRNWAPQTAILSHDSVGGFVTHCGWNSMLEAICVGVPMIAWPMYAEQRLNRLFMVEEMKVGLQMNESNGLISATELGERAKELMESHRGIDIRERILKMKISAKEARGGGGSSLIDLKKLVDSWSEHASNNGLSPNTPFLFR; this comes from the coding sequence ATGAAGGATACTTTAGTTCTATACCCAGCTCTTGGGAAAGGACACTTAAATTCCATGATTGAGTTAGGCAAATTCATATTAACACATAACCCTTCACTCTCTATATCAATTCTAATCCTCAGTCCACCAAACACCACCGTGCAGCCGGAGCAGGAGATCCAAAAACTCATAACCACGTTTGGTTGTGAATCTCTTCCATCCATCACTTTCCACCATATTCCTCCCATTTCATTCCCAGTAACTCTTCCACCTCACATACTCCCTCTTGAAGTATGTAGTCGTAGCAACCACCACGCTAACCATATTCTTCAATCCATTTCAAAATCTTCGAACCTCAAAGGTGTTATCTTAGATTTCATGAACTATAGCACCAACCAAATCACTTCAACTCTTGATATACCAACTTACTTTTTTTATACCTCAGGAGCAGCAAGTCTTGCAGTTTTTCTTCAACTTCCATCCACAGATAAAATGACCACAAAATCGCTTAAAGAATTTCACATGCATCCTCGTATTCCGGGGCTACCACCGATTCCCATAGCAGATATGCCAGACGAATCAAAGCACCGTGAGAGTAAAACTTACAAGGTTTTCTTAGATATGGCAACAATTATGAAGAAAAGTGATGGAATTATCGTAAACACGTTTGAGGCTATTGAAGGAAGAGCTTTAAAAGCATTAAAAGCAGGGTTGTGTCTTCCTGAAGGAGAAACACCTCCAATATTTTGTATTGGACCGATGATTTCACCTCCTTTAAAGggtgaagatgaaagaggaagTTTGTGTTTGAAATGGCTAGACTTGCAACCTAGTAAAAGTGTTTTGTTCTTGTGCTTTGGAAGTATGGGGAGATTTTCTAAGGTACAATTGAAAGAGATAGCTATTGGATTGGAAAAAAGTGAGCAAAGATTTTTGTGGATTGTAAGGAGCGACATAGACTCGGAGAAACTAAGTTTGGACGAATTGTTGCCAGAAGGATTTTTGGAGAGGACAAAGGAGAAAGGAATGGTGGTGAGGAATTGGGCCCCACAAACGGCAATATTGAGCCATGACTCTGTGGGTGGTTTTGTGACTCATTGTGGATGGAACTCAATGTTGGAAGCTATTTGCGTAGGAGTTCCTATGATTGCATGGCCTATGTATGCAGAACAAAGGTTAAATCGATTGTTCATGGTTGAAGAAATGAAGGTGGGTTTGCAAATGAATGAGTCAAATGGACTTATAAGTGCGACTGAGTTGGGTGAGCGAGCGAAGGAGTTGATGGAATCACACCGTGGAATAGATATCAGAGAGAGgatattgaaaatgaaaataagtgCTAAGGAAGCAAGAGGAGGTGGTGGATCTTCTCTTATTGATTTGAAAAAATTGGTTGATTCATGGAGTGAGCATGCTTCTAACAACGGTTTATCACCAAATACTCCTTTCCTTTTTCgttga